Within uncultured Methanoregula sp., the genomic segment GCAGCAACGCCGATCACCTGGTTCATCATCGGCCTGACTGCTGCTTCCTCCGCGGCAAGGAGTGCCGTGGCATTGGGATCCGGGCTGGTGCCGGGATACTGATCGGCATAGGTCGGGATGATCTCTGCGGAATACCCCACGATATCCCCGCTCGCCTTGTCGATGGTGAGATCGATGCTGGCAAATCCCCTGCTGTACATGAATGCCTGCGTAACGAGCACGGGTTTCTGGCCGGCATTGAGCAGGTAGGTGTTGGTAAACTCGTGGGTATGGGCCGAGAGCACTACGTCGATATCGCGGTCGAGCCGGGGAATAATCTGGGTTACGCGCCCGTTCACGGTCCCGTTCACCGTTGTCGGTCCGTTATACGGAACCTGGTTCCCGCCTTCGTGCAGGAGGACAACGATCGCATGAACCCCTTTCTTCTGAATTTCCGGAATATACCGGTTTATGGAATCGGCCTCGTCCAGGAACGTCACGCCCCCGACATTGGCAGGGCTCTGGAGCTGGGGCGTGGTCTTCGTATCTGCACCGATGAATGCGACTGTAACGCCACCGATGTTTCGCAGGGTATAGGGCGGAACGATTGGCGTATTGTTGGCAGTCCAGACTACATTTGAAGAAACGTAACCTATTTTTGCGCCGGGATACGGGTTGACGATATGGGTGATATTCGTCTCCCCGTTCCCTCCGTTAATCATCCGCATCAGTTCCGGTACCCCGTTATCGAACTCCTGGTTCCCCAGCGTTGCAACCATGTTGCAGGAAGCATTGGGGGCGTTCGATCCGATGGTGCAGTACTGGTTTGCATAACTGTTGAAAAACAGCATTGATGGTTCGTCCAGGAGCAGGCCGGACTCCGGGGGCGATCCCCCGATCACATCCCCGGGCAGGACAATGAGGGTGCCATCTGCATTCGCAGACGCCAGGCTGGAGTTGAGATAGGAAGCCAGTACCGGGGCACTCCCGACCGGGCGGTTGTTCATTGTCTGTCCCGGGACCATGTGCCCATGGAAATCGTTCACCGCGAGAATTTTTACATGAACGGTTGCGTTTGCCTGCGATA encodes:
- a CDS encoding bifunctional metallophosphatase/5'-nucleotidase; amino-acid sequence: MAPDSRQDFPTKRQIQSGICIFCVLILAAIVLFWNFSGPVPVSQANATVHVKILAVNDFHGHMVPGQTMNNRPVGSAPVLASYLNSSLASANADGTLIVLPGDVIGGSPPESGLLLDEPSMLFFNSYANQYCTIGSNAPNASCNMVATLGNQEFDNGVPELMRMINGGNGETNITHIVNPYPGAKIGYVSSNVVWTANNTPIVPPYTLRNIGGVTVAFIGADTKTTPQLQSPANVGGVTFLDEADSINRYIPEIQKKGVHAIVVLLHEGGNQVPYNGPTTVNGTVNGRVTQIIPRLDRDIDVVLSAHTHEFTNTYLLNAGQKPVLVTQAFMYSRGFASIDLTIDKASGDIVGYSAEIIPTYADQYPGTSPDPNATALLAAEEAAVRPMMNQVIGVAAMNITRAQNNAGESALGDLVADGERAAMKTDAGFETAGDIQADLSRGPVTWGNLYAVQPAAGIVMSMTLSGEQIRQVLERQWQEPVPQSNLIVSGITYTWNASQPAGSRVTSVNINGVPLNPKTLYSISTVGFLAMGGDGYTTFAQGTNMTYGPGDVNALVTYFGSLPQPVNVTVDGRVQRIT